The Streptomyces rubrogriseus genomic sequence CCCGCCGAGCACGGCGTCGTGGATGGGCAGGTCGACGGGCGGGACGTCTGCGTACTCGCTGCGGAACACGGTTCCTCCAACGCGGGCTGGTTGCGGCCTAGTACGACTTGGGCAGGCCCAGGGTCTGGTGGGAGACGTAGTTGAGGATCATCTCCCGGCTCACGGGGGCGATACGGGCCACGCGCGAGGCGGTTATCAGCCGGCCGAGACCGTACTCGCGGGTGAGGCCGTTGCCGCCGAGGGTGTGCACGGCCTGGTCGACGGCCTTCACACAGGCCTCCCCGGCCGCGTACTTGGCCATGTTGGCGGCCTCGCCCGCGCCGACGTCGTCGCCCGCGTCGTACAGGTGGGCGGCCTTCTGCATCATCAGGCGGGCGAGTTCGAGGTCGATGTGGGCCTGGGCGAGAGGGTGGGCGATGGCCTGGTGGGCGCCGATGGGGGTCTTCCAGACGGTGCGCTCGCGGGCGTAGTCGAGGGCGCGGGAGAGGGCGTAGCGGCCCATGCCGATGCCGAAGGCGGCCGTCATCACGCGCTCCGGGTTGAGGCCCGCGAAGAGCTGGAGGAGCCCCGCGTCCTCGTCGCCGACCAGGGCGTCGGCGGGCAGCCGTACGTCGTCGAGGGTCAGCTCGAACTGCCGCTCCACGGCGTTGAGTTCCATGTCGATGGGGCGGCGCTCGAAGCCCTCGGCGTCGCGCGGGACGATGAAGAGGCAGGGCTTGAGCTTGCCGGTGCGGGCGTCTTCGGTGCGGCCGACGATCAGCGTGGCGTCGGCGATGTCGACGCCGGAGACGAAGACTTTTCGTCCGGTGAGGATCCAGTCGCCGGTGGCCGCGTCGCGGCGGGCGGTGGTGGTGATGCGGTGGCTGTTGGAGCCGGCGTCGGGTTCCGTGATGCCGAAGGCCATGAGGCGGGTGCCGTCGGCGAGTGGCGGGAGCCACTCGCGTTTTTGCTCTTCGGTGCCGAAGCGGGCGATGACGGTGCCGCAGATCGCCGGGGAGACGATCATCATGAGGAGGGGGTTGCCCGCGGCGCCCAGCTCTTCGAGGACGAGGGAGAGTTCGGTGATGCCGGCGCCGCCTCCGCCGTATGCCTCCGGCAGGTTGACGCCTATGTAGCCGAGCTTGGCCGCGTCCTGCCAGAGGCGTTTGCCGTCTTCGGCGTTGCTGGTGTGGGGGTGGGTCTGGGCGAAGGCCGATACCGCTGCGCGGAGGGACTTGTGCTCTTCGGATTCGATGAGGGTGGTCACTGTGCTCCTTCGGGTGCGGCTTCGTTGTGGCTGGTCGCGCTCACGCGGCGGAGCCGCATATTCAATGCAGCCCCGCGCCCCTACGTCTCCTGCACCACCGCCAGGAGAGAACCGACCGTCACCTGTTGGCCAGGAACGGCGTTCAGAGCCGTCAGTACTCCCGTCACCGGGGCCGTGATCCTGTGTTCCATCTTCATGGCCTCCAGCCACAGGAGGGGCTGGCCCGCCTGGACGGTGGTGCCCTCGGTCAGGCCCTCCGCGACGCGGACGACCGTGCCCGGCATGGGGGCCAGCAGGGAGCCGGGGGCGTGCTGGGTGGTGGGGTCGGTGAAGCGGGGCAGGGCGGTGAGGCGCGTGGTGTTGACGTGGACGTGGTCGCCGTAGCGGGCGATGTCGAAGGGGCGTTGTACGCCGTCCGCTTCGAGGACGACCCGGTCGGGGCCCGCGTGGAGGACGCGGACGCCCTCGGCGGTGAGGCCCGTGCGGGTGTGCTCGTAGCGGACCTCGTGTTCCTCGCCCGCCACGGCGTACCGCTTGACCTGCGGTTGCGAGGGCAGGTTGCGCCAGCCGCCGAAGCGTCCCGCACCGGTGCTCGCGTCGGCGAGGGCGGCGGCCAGCGGCGCGAGGGGGTCGGGGGCCGGCTCGGTGAGGGCGGCGAGGTGACGGTCGTAGAAGCCCGTGTCCATGTGGCCGGAGGTGAACTCCTCGTGGCGCAGGGAGCGGACGAGGAGTTCGCGGTTGGTGACCGGGCCGTGGATCGCGGCGCGTTCCAGGGCGCCGGCGAGTCGGCGGACGGCCTCCGCGCGGGTGGGTGCGTGGGCCACCGCCTTGGCGAGCATCGGGTCGTAGTGGACGCCGATGTCGTCGCCGTCGGTGTAGCCGGTGTCCAGGCGGATGCCGTCCGGGACGGCGAGGCGGTGCAGGCGGCCGGTCTGCGGGGCCCAGCCGTTCGCCGGGTCCTCGGCGTAGAGGCGGGCCTCGACGGCGTGGCCACGCGCGCGCGGGGGATCGTTGTCGAGGGCATGGCCTTCGGCGATCCGGAGCTGGAGGGCGACGAGGTCGATGCCGAATACCGCCTCCGTGACCGGGTGTTCGACCTGGAGGCGGGTGTTCATCTCCAGGAAGTGCGCCGTGCCGTCGGCGACGAGGAACTCGACGGTGCCCGCGCCGACGTAGTCGACGGCACGGGCGGCGCGTACGGCGAGGTCGCGGAGTTCGTCGGTGAGCCCGGGGGCCAGGCCGGGCGCCGGGGCCTCCTCGATCACCTTCTGGTGGCGGCGCTGGAGGGAGCAGTCGCGGGTGCCGAGCGCCCACACCGTGCCGTGGGTGTCGGCGAGGATCTGCACCTCGACGTGGCGGCCGTCGACCACGTACGGCTCGACGAAGACCTCGCCGTCGCCGAAGGCGCTCGCGGCCTCCGCGCGGGCGGCGGTCAGTGCGGCGTCGAGGTCGGCGAGGCGGCGTACGACGCGCATGCCGCGTCCACCGCCGCCCGCCGCCGCCTTGACGAGGACCGGCAGGTCTGCCTCGGTGACCTCGGTGAGGGGCGCGATGCCCATCAGTTCCTTGGCGCGGGTCTTGGACGCCATCGCCTCGATGGCCTCGGGCGGCGGTCCGATCCACACCAGCCCCGCGTCCCGTACGGCGCGCGCGAAGTCGGCGTTCTCGGAGAGGAAGCCGTAGCCGGGGTGGACGGCGTCGGCGCGGGCGGCGACGGCGGCCTTCACGATCAGGTCGCCGCGCAGGTAGGTGTCGGCGGGGGCCGCGCCCGGCAGGCGTACGGCGGCGTCGGCCACGCGCGCGTGGAGGGCGTTCGCGTCGGCGTCCGAGTGCACGGCGACGGTGCGGATGCCCGACTCGCGGCAGGTGCGGAAGACGCGGCAGGCGATCTCGCCGCGGTTGGCGACGAGGACGGAAGTGATCACTGGTTACTCACCCTCACATGCGGAAGACGCCGAAGCCGCCGCGCGCGCCCTCGTAGGGGGCGGTGTGGACGGCGGACAGGCACAGGCCGAGGACGGTGCGGGTGTCGCGGGGGTCGATGACGCCGTCGTCGTAGAGCCGCCCGGACAGGAACACGGGCAGCGACTCGGACTCGATCTGCTGCTCCACCATGGCGCGCAGGGCCGCGTCGCCCTCGTCGTCGTACGGCTGCCCCTTCGCGGCGGCGGACTGGCGGGCGACGATGGACAGGACGCCGGCGAGCTGCTGCGGGCCCATGACGGCGGACTTGGCGCTGGGCCAGGCGAAGAGGAAGCGCGGGTCGTAGGCGCGGCCGCACATGCCGTAGTGACCGGCGCCGTAGGAGGCGCCCAGGAGGACGGACAGGTGGGGGACGCGGGAGTTGGAGACCGCGTTGATCATCATCGCGCCGTGCTTGATGATGCCGCCCTGCTCGTACTCCTTGCCGACCATGTAGCCGGTGGTGTTGTGGAGGAAGAGGAGCGGGATGTCGCGCTGGTTGGCGAGCTGGATGAACTGGGCGGCCTTCTGGGACTCCTCACTGAACAGGACCCCCTGGGCGTTGGCGAGGATGCCCACCGGGTAGCCGTGCAGGGCCGCCCAGCCGGTGGTCAGGCTGGTCCCGTACAGCGGCTTGAACTCGTCGAAGTCGGAGGCGTCGACGATCCGGGCGATCACCTCGCGCGGGTCGAAGGGGGTGCGCAGGTCGCCGGGGACGATGCCGAGGAGTTCCTCGGGGTCGTACTCGGGCGGCTCGGCGCGGGGCGGGTCGGCGTACGCCTTGCGGTGGTTGAGCCGGGCGACGACGCGGCGGGCCTGGCGCAGGGCGTCGGGCTCGTCGACGGCGAAGTGGTCGGCGAGGCCTGAGGTGCGGGCGTGCATCTCGGCACCGCCCAGCGACTCGTCGTCGCTCTCCTCGCCGGTGGCCATCTTGACCAGCGGCGGGCCGCCGAGGAACACCTTGGCGCGCTCCTTGACCATGATGGTGTGGTCGGACATGCCGGGGATGTAGGCGCCGCCGGCCGTGGAGTTGCCGAAGACGACGGCGATCGTGGGGATGCCGGCCGCGGACAGCCGGGTGAGGTCGCGGAAGATCGCGCCGCCCGGGACGAAGATTTCCTTCTGGGAGGGCAGGTCGGCGCCGCCCGACTCGACGAGGCTGATGCAGGGCAGCCGGTTGGCGAGGGCGATGTCGTTGGCGCGCAGGGCCTTCTTCAGCGACCAGGGGTTGCTGGCGCCGCCGCGCACGGTCGGGTCGTTGGCGGTGATCAGGCACTCGACGCCCTCGACGACACCGATGCCGGTGACGAGGGACGCGCCCACGGTGTACTCACTCCCCCAGGCCGCCAGCGGCGACAGCTCCAGGAAGGGCGTGTCCGGGTCGAGGAGCAGCTCGATGCGCTCCCGGGCGAGCAGCTTGCCGCGCCCCCGGTGCCGGGCGACGTACTTCTCGCCGCCGCCCGCGAGGGCCTTGGCGTGTTCGGCGTCCAGGTCGGCGAGCTTGGCGAGCATGGCCTCGCGGTGCGCGCGGTGGTCGGGGTCGGTGGGGTCCAGGGCCGACGGCAGGACGGTCACAGCAGGGCCTCCGGGATGTCCAGGTGCCGGGCGCGCAGCCATTCGCCGAGCGCCTTGGCCTGCGGGTCGAAACGGGCCTGCGCGGCGACGCCCTCGCCGAGGATGCCCTCGACGACGAAGTTGAGGGCGCGCAGGTTGGGGAGCTGGTGCCGGGTGACGGGCAGGTCGCGGGCCTCGGGGATCAGCTCGCGGAACCGGTCCGCGGTCAGTGCGTGGGCGAGCCAGCGCCAGGCGTCGTCGGTCCTGGCCCACACGCCGACGTTGGCGTCGCCGCCCTTGTCGCCGCTGCGGGCACCGGCGACGAGGCCGAGGGGGGCGCGGCGGACGGGTCCCGGTGGGAGCGGCTGCGGGAGGGGTGGTTCCGGTACCGGTGCCGGAACGGCGGTGTCCTGGTCCGGTGGTGGCGACACGCTCACGCGCCGCCCGTCATGGAGGACGGCCACATGGTCGACGGCCCCGTGGGGGACGTACACATCCTCGAAGACCCCATAGGGTGCGCCCTTTCCAGGTGGCGCGAGCACATGGAATCCGGGGTAGCCGGCGAGGGCCAGCTCGATCGCGGCGCCGCTCAGCGCCCGTCCCACGGCCTGCTGGTCGGTGTCCCGGACGACGAGCCTCAGCAGGGCGCTGGCCGTCTCCTCGGTGGGGGCGTCGGGCCGGTCGGTGCGGGCCAGGTCCCAGCGGACGTCGGTGATCCTGCCGAGGGCGGGTTCCATCTGCGTCCGGACCAGATCGGCCTTGGCCTCGACGTCCAGGCCGGTGAGGACGAAGGCGACCTCGTTGCGGAAGCCGCCGAGGCGGTTCAGCCCGACCTTGAGGGTGGGTGGCGGGGCCTCGCCGCGCACGCCCTCCACCCGGACGCGGTCGGGCCCGTCCTGGCTCAGCCGTACGGTGTCCAGCCGGGCGGTGACGTCGGGGCCTGCGTACCGGGCGCCGCCCGTCTCGTACAGCAGCTGGGCGGTGACCGTGCCGACGTCGACGAAGCCGCCGGTGCCGTCGTGCTTGGTGACGACCGAGGTGCCGTCGGCGTGCAGTTCGGCGAGCGGGAAGCCGGGGCGCCGTACGTCGCCGTCCTGGAAGAAGGCGTAGTTGCCGCCGGTCGCCTGTGCCCCGCACTCCAGCAGGTGCCCGGCGACGACCGCGCCCGCGAGCCGGTCGTACTCCGTGGGCCCCCAGCCGAAGTGCGCGGCGGCGGGCCCGGTGACCAGTGCGGCGTCGGTGACCCGGCCGGTGACCACCACGTCCGCGCCGGCCCGCAGGCACGCGGCGATGCCGAAGCCGCCGAGGTAGGCGTGCGCGGCCAGCGTGCCCGGGTGGGCGGCGGTGCGGTCGTCGCCCTCGACGTGCGCGACGCGGACGGGGATGCCGAGGCGCTCGGCGAGCGCGCGTACGGCGTCGGCGAGACCGGCGGGATTGAGTCCCCCGGCGTTGGTAACGATCTTGACTCCCCGCTCGTGGGCGAGCCCGAGGCACTCCTCCAACTGCCGCAGGAAGGTCCGGGCGTACCCGGCGTCCGGGTTCTTCAGCCGGTCCCGGCCGAGGATGAGCATGGTCAGCTCGGCGAGGTAGTCGCCGGTGAGGACGTCCAGCGGGCCGTCGGTGAGCATCTCGCGCATGGCGTCGAAGCGGTCGCCGTAGAAGCCGGAGGCGTTGCCGACGCGGAGCACGCTCACCGGGGCTCCCCCTGCGCCGGGCGGCCGGCTCCCGGCGGGCGTCCGGCTCCGGGCGGCCCGGCGAAGGCCTGGGCGATGTCCAGCCAGCGGTCGGCGTCCGGGCCCTCGGCGGTGAGGGCGAGGTCGGCGCGGTGGGCGCGCTGGGTGGCCAGGAGGCAGAAGTCGAGCGCGGGGCCGGTGACGCGCTGGGTGGCGTCCTCGGGGCCGTACGTCCACAGGTCGCCGCCGGGGCCGGTGAGTTCGACGCGGAACGGCTCGGCGGGCGGGGTGAGTCCGTGGGCGGCGTGGGCGAAGTCCCGGGCACGGACGCCGATGCGGGCGACGTGCCGCAGCCGACCGGTGGGCGGGCGGGTCACGCCGAGGGCGGCCGCGATGTCCAGGCCGTGGGCCCAGGTCTCCATCAGGCGTGCGGTGGCCATGGAGGCGGTGGCCATGGGCGGGCCGTACCAGGGGAAGCGTGCACCGGGGGCGGCGGCGCGCAGTGCCTCGTCGAGGGCCGTGCGGCCCTCCCGCCACGCCGTGAGCAGCGCGGCGGGGTCCTGCCTCGCCCCCTCCTCGGCGCCGTCGTCGACGTACCGGTCGGGTGCGGCGAGCGCCTGCTCGACCAGTGCCCTGAACCCGTCCTCGTCGGTGACCGCGGCCAGGGCGGCCCGGTCGGTCCAGTTCAGGTGCGCGATCTGGTGGGCGATCGTCCAGCCCGGCGCCGGGCTGGCCCGGCGCCAGTCTTCGGGGCTCAACTCGGCCACCAGGGCGTCGAGTTCCTCGCTCTCCTCGCGCAGGTCGTCGATCACGGGTGTCGGGTCGGACACGGTCGCTCCCCTCGGGCACGGCGGCGTGCGGCGCGGTGTGGTGAGGAGCATGGCAGGGCGGTGATTAACAATCAAGCATGCTTGCATGATTTTACGACGGGCGGCCGCCCGGGGAGCCGTCGGTCACGACGTCTTCGGGCCCGCGCGGTCAGCCCGCCGGCCAGACCGTCAGATCCACGTCGAGGAAGCCGATGTCCGGCACGGCGGTCGACTTGGTCTGGATGACCATCAGCGCGATGTCGCCGCTGCGGTGCCTGACGCAGATCTCGGTTCCGGCCGCGGACGCGGCCAGGGGGAGCTCGTGCGGGCCGCTCGTGCCGGCCGTCAGGTCGCGGCACGTCTCGTAGCCGGCGCCCGGCTCGCCGGGGACCTGGACGATCACGCTGGTGTCACTCGTCAGCTCGCAGCCCGCCGACTCGCAGCCGAAGCGAACGTCTCCCTTGCGGCCCTTGCCTTCCTTGCCGCTGCGGATCATCAGTGAGTTGTCGCCGGTCAGCAGCGGCACGTAGTAGGCGTGGGCCACCGGCGCCGTGGTCCCCGCCGTGGGGCCGTCGCCCTCCGTGTCCGGCGTTCCGGCCGACGACGCGGCGGCCTCCTCGGCCGGGGCCGACGCCGCCGTCCCCGGACGGGGCGCACCGGAGGCCTGCGCGGACTCCGACGCCGATGCCGACTCGACCGCGTCCCGGGCCCGGTCCAGGCCGCGTCCCGCCGCGTCCAGGAGGGCCGTTCCGGCCGCGATCACGAGGCCGCACGCGACGACGGCGGCCGCCGTGATCAGGACGGCGTTCCTCCGGCGGCGCCTGCGCTCCTTCGGCCCGTCCGGCCGCCGCGGCACGAACGGGCCGCCCAGTCCGGCGGCGCCCGGCCAGGGCGGGGGGACCGTGCCCGGTGGAACATTCCCCTGCGGGACGGTCCACGGCGTGGTGTGCACCGCGGTCGGGATCGGGGCAGCGACCGGAGCCGCGGCGGTCGCCGGCCCCGTGGCCGCGACCGGCGGCGGGACCGTCACCGGCGGTCCCGCGATCTCCCGCCACACGGCCGGACCGGTGTCCTCCCCGCCGTCCCGGCCCAGTTCCCGGCGGCACCACTCGACGATCTCCGCGGGGGTGGCCCGCTCCTCGGGGTCGGTGGCCAGGCAGCGGCCGAGCAGGGCGCGCAGGCGCTCGGGCAGCTCGGCGAGGTCGGGCTCGGAGTGGACGATCCGGTACAGCACGGTGGCGGCCGGCCCGTCGCCGTACAGGGGCTTGCCCAGCGCCGCGAACGCGGCCGTCTGCCCGAGCGAGAAGATGTCGGTGGCCGCCGTGATGGCGCCCGCGGAGGCCTGCTCGGGGGCCATGTACTGGGGCGTGCCGATGGTGGTGCCCGTGGCGGTGTGCGCGGTGCTGTCGGCGGCGAGCGAGATGCCGAAGTCGATGACGCGCGGACCGTCGGCGGCCAGCAGGACGTTGGCCGGTTTGAGGTCCCGGTGCACGATCCCCGCCGCGTGGATGGCCTGGAGGGCCTCGGCGACCCCCGCCATCAGCCAGAGCACGGCGGGCACCGGCAGCGGCCCGCTCCGGGCGACGGCGCCCGCCAGGGAGGGCCCCGGCACGTACAGGGTGGCCAGCCAGGGCGGGGTTCCGTCCGGGTCGGCGTCGATCAGTTCGGCGGTGTAGGCGCCCTTCACCCTGCGGGCCGCCGTGATCTCCCGGCCGAAACGCCGCCGGAAGGTCGCGTCGTCGGCCAGTTCCGACCGTACGACCTTGATGGCCACGGGCCGGCCGCCCCGGGTGTGCGACAGGTACACCCGGCCCATGCCGCCCGCTCCGAGCCGGGCCGCGAGACGGTAACCGGCCACTGTGCGCGGATCGTCGTCCTGCAAGGGCTGGAAGACCTCGGCCGTGTGATTCATCGGTTCCCTCCCCGTGATCCCGATGAGCTGACCAGGTACGCAGCCTATGCGGTGCGGCCGCCACCGGGCGCCGGAGGGGGCACCCTCCCCCGGGGCCCCGCGGTCACCCGTCCGTCAGCGCGGCGAACTCGGCGTCGGCGCGCTCGGTGACGAGCGCGAGGACGCGGCCGGTGGCGGCCAGGTCCTCGGCGGGTATCCCGCCCCAGATGCGGGCGCTGACGGGCGCGACCGCCGTGCCGACGGCGGCGAGCAGTTCGCGCCCGGCGTCGGTGGCGGGCAGGTGCACGCCGTCCTCGACCAGCAACCCCTTGTCCAGCAGCCCGTCGACGACGGTTTGGATGCCGGCCGGGTCGGCCTTGAGGGTGCCGCGCACGTCGGCGACGAGGCCGTCCCGCGTCGGCGGAGTCGGTGCGGTGGCCGCGGCACGCAGGACCACTTGCTGCTGGAAGGTGACGCCGTGCCGGGCCAGGATCTGCTCCAGTACCCCGCGGGCGGCGTAGTGGGCCAGGCCGAGGGCACGGGCGTCCGCCGGTGGCGCGTCCGTGGTCGCGGCGCCGGCGGTCGGCGCGGTGGGTGTGGTGCGGGTGGCGGCGGTCATGGCGTTGTCCTCCGGGTGCTCTCGTCGTTCGGTACGGATGGAGCGAGAGGTGCGTCGAGCAGGGTCGTCAGTTCGTCGGTGAAGGCGCGCGTCCGTGCGGCGCCCAGGCCCCCGAGCGGCTCCAGCAACCGCTGGAGCAGTTCCTGGACCACCGTGATCGCCTCCCGCGTGACGGACTCGCCCCGTTCGGTGAGGGCGAGCTGCACGGCCCGCGGGTCACGGGGGTCACGGGTGCGCTCGATCAGCCCCGCCGCCTCCAGCGCTCGCGCCAGCTTCGAGACGTACAGCGCCTCCAGCCCCGTGTGGTCGGCGAGTCGGCGCTGACTGGGCCGCTCGCCGGCGCGCTGCATGCCGTACAGCGAGGCGACCACCGAGTACTGGGCGTGTGTGAGGCCCAGGGGGGCCACCGCGCGATCGACGGCGACCCGCCACTTGTTGGCGAGCCGCCATACGAGGAAGCCGGGCGTCGCATGCCGTGAACCCTTGCTCATGTGAAATACAGTACATGGCTACTATGTACATGGCTACTAAATTGCCACGGGGACGGGCTACTGAGGCGGACCACCGAGACGGACCACCCACGGACCACCCGAGACGGACCACCGCGACCGGCCGGGGCGGAGCCGCCGACGGCGCCCGGGCGGTGCTCGGGCGGTGCTCGGGCGGCCGTCGGCCGGACGATGCCTAGGACTGCTCGGGAAGGGCCTTCGCCCGGCGCCGCCCCACCTGGGTCCGTACCGCACCCATGCTGGCCGCGATGACCAGGGCGATGGCGGCGGACTGGGTGGCGGTCAGGGCCTGGTCGAGGATGAGGAAACCGGCCGCCGCGGCGATGGCGGGCTCCAGGCTCATGAGGATGGCGAAGGTCGGCGCGGGCAGTCGGCGCAGCGCGAGCAGTTCGAGGGTGTAGGGCAGGACGGAGGAGAGCAGGGCGACGCCGGCGCCCAGCGCGAGCGTCACCGGATCGATCAGCTTCGACCCCGACTCGACGATGCCGAGCGGCAGGAACAGCAGCGCGCCGACCGCCATCGCCAGCGCCAGCCCGTCGGCCTGCGGGAAGCGGCGTCCGGTGCGGGCGCTGAAGACGATGTACGCCGCCCACATGGCGCCCGCCGCCAGGGCGAAGGCGGCACCGGCCGGGTCGAGGCCGTCGAAGCCGCCGCCGCCCAGCAGGAAGACGCCGGCCAGAGCGAGCGCGGCCCAGACCAGGTTCACCGCACGGCGGGAGGCGAAGACGGACAGGGCGAGCGGTCCGAGCACCTCCAGGGTGACGGCGGGGCCGAGCGGGATGCGGTCGACGGCCTGGTAGAAGAGGCCGTTCATGGCGGCCATGGCGACGCCGAAGACGACGACCGTGCCCCAGTCGGCCCGGGAGTGGCCGCGCAGCCGGGGCCGGCAGACCAGGAGCATGACGACGGCGGCCACGGCCAGCCGCAGGGTCACCACGCCGAGCGCCCCGGCCCGCGGCATCAGACTCACCGCCAGCGCGGCGCCGAACTGCACGGAGATGCCACCGGCGAGGACCAGGCCGACGGGGCCGAGGGCGCCGAACCGTCCGCCCGGCGCACCGTCCGGCACGGACGCGTGACCGACGGCGGGCGCGACGGCGGCCGCGGCGGCCGGGGACGAGGTGCCGGGGGTGGCGCTGGAGGTACTCACGGGGACTCCGGGACGGTGGGCGGACGGGCGTCGTTCAGCATACTGCACCGCGCGGTCCAGAGTAATGGACCATGTCAGGCACGTAGCCGTTTTACGCAACTGTCGGGGCCGGGGTGTCCGGCTGTCAACGCGCGTCCGTCAGGCGAGCCGGGGCCGCCCGCGACACCGCCGCCACCCGGCCCAGCCCGGCCCCGCGCCGAGCGGGTACCGTCCACCGGGTGAGACGACTCCTGACCCG encodes the following:
- a CDS encoding acyl-CoA dehydrogenase family protein yields the protein MTTLIESEEHKSLRAAVSAFAQTHPHTSNAEDGKRLWQDAAKLGYIGVNLPEAYGGGGAGITELSLVLEELGAAGNPLLMMIVSPAICGTVIARFGTEEQKREWLPPLADGTRLMAFGITEPDAGSNSHRITTTARRDAATGDWILTGRKVFVSGVDIADATLIVGRTEDARTGKLKPCLFIVPRDAEGFERRPIDMELNAVERQFELTLDDVRLPADALVGDEDAGLLQLFAGLNPERVMTAAFGIGMGRYALSRALDYARERTVWKTPIGAHQAIAHPLAQAHIDLELARLMMQKAAHLYDAGDDVGAGEAANMAKYAAGEACVKAVDQAVHTLGGNGLTREYGLGRLITASRVARIAPVSREMILNYVSHQTLGLPKSY
- a CDS encoding acetyl/propionyl/methylcrotonyl-CoA carboxylase subunit alpha translates to MITSVLVANRGEIACRVFRTCRESGIRTVAVHSDADANALHARVADAAVRLPGAAPADTYLRGDLIVKAAVAARADAVHPGYGFLSENADFARAVRDAGLVWIGPPPEAIEAMASKTRAKELMGIAPLTEVTEADLPVLVKAAAGGGGRGMRVVRRLADLDAALTAARAEAASAFGDGEVFVEPYVVDGRHVEVQILADTHGTVWALGTRDCSLQRRHQKVIEEAPAPGLAPGLTDELRDLAVRAARAVDYVGAGTVEFLVADGTAHFLEMNTRLQVEHPVTEAVFGIDLVALQLRIAEGHALDNDPPRARGHAVEARLYAEDPANGWAPQTGRLHRLAVPDGIRLDTGYTDGDDIGVHYDPMLAKAVAHAPTRAEAVRRLAGALERAAIHGPVTNRELLVRSLRHEEFTSGHMDTGFYDRHLAALTEPAPDPLAPLAAALADASTGAGRFGGWRNLPSQPQVKRYAVAGEEHEVRYEHTRTGLTAEGVRVLHAGPDRVVLEADGVQRPFDIARYGDHVHVNTTRLTALPRFTDPTTQHAPGSLLAPMPGTVVRVAEGLTEGTTVQAGQPLLWLEAMKMEHRITAPVTGVLTALNAVPGQQVTVGSLLAVVQET
- a CDS encoding acyl-CoA carboxylase subunit beta, whose translation is MTVLPSALDPTDPDHRAHREAMLAKLADLDAEHAKALAGGGEKYVARHRGRGKLLARERIELLLDPDTPFLELSPLAAWGSEYTVGASLVTGIGVVEGVECLITANDPTVRGGASNPWSLKKALRANDIALANRLPCISLVESGGADLPSQKEIFVPGGAIFRDLTRLSAAGIPTIAVVFGNSTAGGAYIPGMSDHTIMVKERAKVFLGGPPLVKMATGEESDDESLGGAEMHARTSGLADHFAVDEPDALRQARRVVARLNHRKAYADPPRAEPPEYDPEELLGIVPGDLRTPFDPREVIARIVDASDFDEFKPLYGTSLTTGWAALHGYPVGILANAQGVLFSEESQKAAQFIQLANQRDIPLLFLHNTTGYMVGKEYEQGGIIKHGAMMINAVSNSRVPHLSVLLGASYGAGHYGMCGRAYDPRFLFAWPSAKSAVMGPQQLAGVLSIVARQSAAAKGQPYDDEGDAALRAMVEQQIESESLPVFLSGRLYDDGVIDPRDTRTVLGLCLSAVHTAPYEGARGGFGVFRM
- a CDS encoding acyclic terpene utilization AtuA family protein; translation: MSVLRVGNASGFYGDRFDAMREMLTDGPLDVLTGDYLAELTMLILGRDRLKNPDAGYARTFLRQLEECLGLAHERGVKIVTNAGGLNPAGLADAVRALAERLGIPVRVAHVEGDDRTAAHPGTLAAHAYLGGFGIAACLRAGADVVVTGRVTDAALVTGPAAAHFGWGPTEYDRLAGAVVAGHLLECGAQATGGNYAFFQDGDVRRPGFPLAELHADGTSVVTKHDGTGGFVDVGTVTAQLLYETGGARYAGPDVTARLDTVRLSQDGPDRVRVEGVRGEAPPPTLKVGLNRLGGFRNEVAFVLTGLDVEAKADLVRTQMEPALGRITDVRWDLARTDRPDAPTEETASALLRLVVRDTDQQAVGRALSGAAIELALAGYPGFHVLAPPGKGAPYGVFEDVYVPHGAVDHVAVLHDGRRVSVSPPPDQDTAVPAPVPEPPLPQPLPPGPVRRAPLGLVAGARSGDKGGDANVGVWARTDDAWRWLAHALTADRFRELIPEARDLPVTRHQLPNLRALNFVVEGILGEGVAAQARFDPQAKALGEWLRARHLDIPEALL
- a CDS encoding TIGR03084 family metal-binding protein; the encoded protein is MSDPTPVIDDLREESEELDALVAELSPEDWRRASPAPGWTIAHQIAHLNWTDRAALAAVTDEDGFRALVEQALAAPDRYVDDGAEEGARQDPAALLTAWREGRTALDEALRAAAPGARFPWYGPPMATASMATARLMETWAHGLDIAAALGVTRPPTGRLRHVARIGVRARDFAHAAHGLTPPAEPFRVELTGPGGDLWTYGPEDATQRVTGPALDFCLLATQRAHRADLALTAEGPDADRWLDIAQAFAGPPGAGRPPGAGRPAQGEPR
- a CDS encoding serine/threonine-protein kinase, with product MNHTAEVFQPLQDDDPRTVAGYRLAARLGAGGMGRVYLSHTRGGRPVAIKVVRSELADDATFRRRFGREITAARRVKGAYTAELIDADPDGTPPWLATLYVPGPSLAGAVARSGPLPVPAVLWLMAGVAEALQAIHAAGIVHRDLKPANVLLAADGPRVIDFGISLAADSTAHTATGTTIGTPQYMAPEQASAGAITAATDIFSLGQTAAFAALGKPLYGDGPAATVLYRIVHSEPDLAELPERLRALLGRCLATDPEERATPAEIVEWCRRELGRDGGEDTGPAVWREIAGPPVTVPPPVAATGPATAAAPVAAPIPTAVHTTPWTVPQGNVPPGTVPPPWPGAAGLGGPFVPRRPDGPKERRRRRRNAVLITAAAVVACGLVIAAGTALLDAAGRGLDRARDAVESASASESAQASGAPRPGTAASAPAEEAAASSAGTPDTEGDGPTAGTTAPVAHAYYVPLLTGDNSLMIRSGKEGKGRKGDVRFGCESAGCELTSDTSVIVQVPGEPGAGYETCRDLTAGTSGPHELPLAASAAGTEICVRHRSGDIALMVIQTKSTAVPDIGFLDVDLTVWPAG
- a CDS encoding MarR family winged helix-turn-helix transcriptional regulator; this translates as MSKGSRHATPGFLVWRLANKWRVAVDRAVAPLGLTHAQYSVVASLYGMQRAGERPSQRRLADHTGLEALYVSKLARALEAAGLIERTRDPRDPRAVQLALTERGESVTREAITVVQELLQRLLEPLGGLGAARTRAFTDELTTLLDAPLAPSVPNDESTRRTTP
- a CDS encoding EamA family transporter gives rise to the protein MSTSSATPGTSSPAAAAAVAPAVGHASVPDGAPGGRFGALGPVGLVLAGGISVQFGAALAVSLMPRAGALGVVTLRLAVAAVVMLLVCRPRLRGHSRADWGTVVVFGVAMAAMNGLFYQAVDRIPLGPAVTLEVLGPLALSVFASRRAVNLVWAALALAGVFLLGGGGFDGLDPAGAAFALAAGAMWAAYIVFSARTGRRFPQADGLALAMAVGALLFLPLGIVESGSKLIDPVTLALGAGVALLSSVLPYTLELLALRRLPAPTFAILMSLEPAIAAAAGFLILDQALTATQSAAIALVIAASMGAVRTQVGRRRAKALPEQS